In Haloimpatiens massiliensis, the following are encoded in one genomic region:
- a CDS encoding polysaccharide deacetylase family protein, which translates to MIYIAIENKKYLKKIKYVFDTIFFNLGLDYKLLSQEKYTNINEKDILIVYGFTKEYENDVIGKFFFNNLIIIKDSMKLFHEDFYMKESSLGNVQVKNFEGFLGKSLISIFSNDNKLFVEETYKCDKKMFLTNFDFISDIFFMLTRYEEVVNTEKIEEIYNRFPAVQSVAIKNNFLHRPIVNEDIEFIWYILHNFNLKLERKKWWKNNEFAVCLTHDVDMLFKYDKLKNEIRNCGSFLLKEKSFNKFVKNIKFYFRSKLDYTKDLFWNLDDIMKKEYEKGFKSSFYFMSGGNSQFDNNYSLQDYRIKELIEHIENKGFEVGYHGSFNSFDDINIMDEEKTRIDEIVTCNSYGCRQHYLRFSTPTTWRIQEKVGLLYDTTLGYADYEGFRTGYCFPYKPFDLIEDRVMDIWEIPLIVMDATVSNYRKLSRSEGIERIKNLIDLVEKYKGVFTLLWHNSSFDELNNVWNKWDGAYEEILDYLVYKNAYVSSGRNIINKLI; encoded by the coding sequence ATGATATATATAGCTATAGAAAACAAAAAATATTTAAAAAAGATAAAATATGTTTTTGATACTATATTTTTTAATTTAGGACTAGACTATAAATTATTATCACAAGAAAAGTATACTAATATAAATGAAAAAGATATTTTAATAGTATATGGTTTTACTAAAGAATATGAAAATGATGTTATTGGGAAATTTTTCTTTAACAATTTAATCATCATAAAAGATAGTATGAAGCTATTCCATGAAGATTTCTATATGAAAGAGAGCTCTTTAGGAAATGTGCAAGTTAAAAATTTTGAGGGGTTTTTAGGAAAAAGTTTAATATCCATATTTTCTAACGATAATAAGTTATTTGTTGAAGAAACATATAAATGTGATAAGAAAATGTTTTTAACTAATTTTGATTTTATATCTGATATATTTTTTATGCTTACTAGATACGAAGAAGTCGTAAATACAGAAAAAATAGAAGAAATATACAATAGATTTCCAGCAGTACAATCTGTAGCTATAAAAAATAATTTTTTACACAGACCTATTGTAAATGAGGATATAGAGTTTATATGGTATATATTGCATAATTTCAATTTGAAACTTGAGAGAAAAAAATGGTGGAAGAATAATGAGTTTGCAGTATGTTTGACACACGATGTAGACATGCTTTTTAAGTACGATAAATTAAAAAATGAAATAAGAAATTGTGGAAGTTTTCTATTAAAGGAAAAGTCTTTTAATAAATTTGTAAAAAATATTAAGTTTTATTTTCGTAGCAAATTAGACTACACCAAGGATCTTTTTTGGAATTTGGATGATATAATGAAAAAAGAATATGAAAAGGGATTTAAATCCAGTTTCTATTTTATGAGTGGAGGAAATTCTCAATTTGATAATAATTATAGTTTGCAAGATTATAGAATTAAAGAATTAATAGAGCATATAGAAAATAAAGGATTTGAAGTTGGATATCATGGAAGTTTTAATAGTTTCGATGATATTAATATTATGGATGAAGAAAAAACAAGGATTGATGAGATAGTTACTTGTAATTCCTATGGATGCAGACAGCATTATTTAAGGTTTTCAACACCTACTACATGGAGAATACAAGAAAAGGTCGGGTTGTTATATGATACAACCTTAGGATATGCTGATTATGAAGGATTTAGAACAGGATATTGTTTTCCATATAAACCGTTTGATTTGATAGAAGATAGGGTTATGGATATATGGGAAATACCTTTGATTGTTATGGATGCTACAGTAAGTAATTATAGAAAATTATCTAGAAGTGAAGGGATTGAACGTATAAAGAATTTAATTGATTTAGTAGAAAAATACAAAGGAGTATTTACTTTATTATGGCATAACTCTTCATTTGATGAATTAAACAATGTTTGGAATAAATGGGATGGAGCTTATGAAGAAATACTTGATTATTTAGTATATAAAAATGCTTATGTAAGTAGTGGGAGGAATATTATAAACAAATTAATATAA
- a CDS encoding glycosyltransferase, whose translation MKICVLTSGHDVFDDRIYYKEILSLKKKYSTIYLVAPGDKDFITQDGIIVKTFPKRKKWYHRISIIKQMYKIATTINADIYHAHEPDSFQVAVKLKKHLGCKIIYDSHEYHPEGFAEHFPLCRGIITKIIYQYEKKMAQRADYIITVNSILVNKFKKYNSNVALIPNYPVMEYLNFEKEYNKKPTFIYVGGLREDRGIFKILEAISLINYDYKYYFVGPFENDEFKHKVENFIDSNMKKSDVVFTGKISHMEVFKYLKKSHVGFVLLQAKNWRYVNSEPVKLFEYMMGKNAIIGSNFPMMKNIIEKWQVGLVIKPDSVEAIKEAIEIMGENISDTNNMGARGLKAVEMEYNWDKCENVLLDIYSK comes from the coding sequence ATGAAAATTTGTGTTTTGACCTCAGGTCACGACGTTTTTGATGATAGAATTTATTATAAAGAAATTTTATCTTTAAAAAAGAAATATAGCACAATTTATTTAGTAGCACCAGGGGATAAAGATTTTATTACACAGGATGGGATAATAGTAAAAACATTTCCTAAAAGAAAAAAGTGGTACCATAGAATAAGTATTATAAAACAAATGTATAAAATAGCCACAACTATAAATGCAGATATATATCATGCTCATGAACCAGATTCATTTCAAGTAGCTGTTAAATTAAAGAAACATTTAGGGTGCAAAATAATATATGATTCTCATGAGTATCATCCAGAAGGATTTGCTGAACATTTTCCTTTATGTAGAGGAATAATAACAAAAATTATATATCAATATGAAAAGAAAATGGCGCAAAGAGCTGATTACATTATAACTGTTAACTCCATTTTAGTTAATAAATTTAAAAAATATAATTCAAATGTGGCTCTTATACCTAACTATCCTGTAATGGAATACTTAAATTTTGAAAAAGAATATAATAAAAAACCAACATTTATATATGTGGGGGGACTTAGAGAGGATAGAGGAATATTTAAAATATTAGAGGCAATTTCTTTAATAAATTATGATTATAAATATTATTTTGTTGGTCCATTTGAAAATGATGAATTCAAGCATAAAGTTGAGAATTTTATAGATTCAAATATGAAAAAAAGCGATGTGGTATTTACTGGAAAAATATCTCATATGGAAGTTTTTAAATACTTGAAAAAATCTCATGTGGGATTTGTATTATTACAAGCTAAAAATTGGAGATATGTAAATTCAGAGCCTGTAAAGTTATTTGAATATATGATGGGCAAAAATGCTATCATAGGAAGTAACTTTCCTATGATGAAGAATATTATTGAAAAATGGCAAGTAGGTCTAGTTATAAAACCCGATTCTGTTGAAGCTATAAAGGAAGCTATTGAAATAATGGGAGAAAACATTAGTGATACTAATAATATGGGAGCAAGAGGATTAAAAGCAGTAGAAATGGAATATAATTGGGATAAGTGTGAAAATGTTTTATTGGACATTTATAGTAAATAG
- a CDS encoding glycosyltransferase family 4 protein yields the protein MSKVLMIVQNDFVNDSRIIKEASILAKNGYDVKVLALHNNDLLEQECIQGFKVKRIKLYTRNRLGKNEFIQAIKYLEFKKKCKEEALSFLPDIVHCHDVYTLPIGEEIVKKIRKIKNVKFVYDSHELWPEASNNLSMPKILLNIQNMIEGKIIRKCDKVITVSESIVNYLKEKYNLGEYPVLLRNIPYKHSSIENRKLFHKELNIEENKKIVIYQGVIGSGRGIENLIKAMKYTNENIVLVLLGNGNKVDEYKNIVIKNELQNKIYFHEAVDPSVLIKYTSSADLGMSMIMNICLSYYYSLPNKMFEYIQSEIPVICSNYPDMSEIISKYNVGEVANADSYNDIAESINKILSDEDICQIYKNNCKLAKKQLNWEEESKKLINLYNEL from the coding sequence ATGAGCAAGGTATTGATGATTGTACAGAATGATTTTGTTAATGATTCAAGAATAATAAAAGAAGCTAGTATATTGGCGAAAAATGGATATGATGTTAAAGTACTAGCATTACACAATAACGATTTATTAGAACAAGAGTGTATTCAAGGATTTAAAGTAAAAAGAATAAAATTATATACTCGTAATAGACTAGGAAAAAATGAATTTATTCAGGCTATAAAATATTTAGAATTTAAGAAAAAATGTAAAGAAGAGGCACTTAGCTTTTTACCAGATATTGTACATTGCCATGATGTTTATACGTTGCCTATAGGTGAAGAAATTGTAAAAAAAATAAGAAAAATAAAAAATGTAAAATTTGTATATGATTCACATGAATTGTGGCCTGAAGCATCTAATAATTTAAGTATGCCTAAAATTTTATTAAATATTCAAAATATGATAGAAGGTAAAATTATAAGAAAATGTGATAAAGTTATAACAGTAAGTGAATCTATTGTTAATTACTTAAAGGAAAAATATAATCTTGGGGAATATCCTGTACTTTTAAGAAATATACCATATAAACATAGTTCTATTGAAAACAGGAAATTATTTCATAAAGAATTAAATATAGAAGAAAACAAAAAAATAGTTATATATCAAGGGGTTATAGGAAGTGGTAGAGGTATAGAAAATTTGATAAAAGCAATGAAGTATACTAATGAAAATATAGTACTTGTACTTTTAGGTAATGGAAATAAAGTCGATGAATATAAAAATATAGTAATAAAAAATGAATTGCAGAATAAAATATATTTTCATGAAGCGGTTGACCCAAGTGTTTTAATAAAATATACTTCATCTGCTGACTTAGGAATGAGTATGATAATGAATATATGCTTAAGTTATTATTATAGTTTACCTAATAAAATGTTTGAGTATATACAATCGGAAATACCAGTGATTTGTAGTAACTATCCTGATATGAGCGAAATAATAAGTAAATATAATGTTGGCGAAGTGGCTAATGCTGATAGTTATAATGATATTGCAGAATCTATTAATAAAATTTTGTCAGATGAGGATATTTGTCAAATATATAAAAACAATTGCAAGTTGGCTAAGAAACAATTAAATTGGGAAGAAGAAAGTAAAAAATTAATTAATTTATATAATGAACTTTAA
- a CDS encoding N-acetylmuramoyl-L-alanine amidase → MKKKHKFLTLLFAFFIILGLFYCKTYAVEKLPSITSATIEKSVLQVGEEQAVKVKTDYTGNVQYLVYLYDYNTKKWTDLTGGYLPAVSGTSEQRISLGKNFSVGNYRITVRAKRAGQVGKYNNVSYFEPYDSYAYGDFTVKKGEVLPNITSTVMEKQELEQGQEQAVKVKTDYTGNVQYLVYLYDYNTKKWTDLTGGYLPAVSGTSEQRISLGKNFSVGNYRITVRAKRAGQVGKYNNVSYFESYDSYAYGDFTVKKGEVLPNITSTVMEKQELEQGQEQAVKVKTDYTGNVQYLVYLYDYNTKKWTDLTGEYLPAVSGTSEQRISLGKNFSVGNYRITVRAKRAGKVGKYNNVSYFQDYDSYAYGDFTVKKAEILPNIASATLDKSVLAVGEEQAVKVKTDYTGNVQYIVYLYDYNTKKWTDLTGGYLPVVSGTSEQRISLGKNFSVGNYRITVRAKRAGQVGKYNNVSYFQDYDSYAYGDFKVSALPSITSAVMEKAILEVGEGQAVKVKTDYTGNVQYLAYLYDYSTGKWTDLTEGYLPAVSGTSEQRINLGKNFSVGNYRITVRVKRAGQVGKYNNVSYFQDYDGYAYADFKVVTHRSGLEGKVIVIDPGHNHGGDYGAVGNGLSETELNMQTALKLKSELEKKGAKVILTRDPNHKEYLSVKESLVRRVEIANSSKADLFISIHHDSSEYSSAYGTSAYYSISRGNSSVSSYAIQKSKELAEKASSKIASLGTKNRGAHDRDLYVTKYTNMPSVLVEVGFISNSAEAKKISDYYYQLSVAKKLTEAVEEIFK, encoded by the coding sequence GTGAAAAAGAAGCATAAATTTTTAACATTGTTATTTGCATTTTTTATTATACTAGGTTTGTTTTATTGTAAAACATATGCAGTGGAAAAATTACCTAGTATAACGAGTGCTACAATAGAAAAATCTGTGTTGCAAGTAGGAGAGGAACAAGCAGTAAAAGTAAAAACAGATTATACGGGAAATGTACAATATCTTGTATATTTATATGATTATAATACTAAAAAGTGGACAGACCTAACAGGAGGATATTTACCAGCAGTAAGTGGAACCAGTGAACAGAGAATAAGTTTAGGGAAGAACTTTTCAGTAGGAAATTATAGAATAACTGTAAGAGCAAAGCGGGCAGGACAAGTAGGAAAGTATAATAATGTGTCATACTTTGAACCATATGATTCTTATGCCTATGGAGATTTTACTGTAAAAAAAGGTGAAGTGCTACCAAACATAACAAGTACAGTAATGGAGAAGCAAGAGTTAGAACAGGGACAAGAACAGGCGGTAAAAGTAAAAACAGATTATACGGGAAATGTACAATATCTTGTATATTTATATGATTATAATACTAAAAAGTGGACAGACCTAACAGGAGGATATTTACCAGCAGTAAGTGGAACTAGTGAACAGAGAATAAGTTTAGGGAAGAACTTTTCAGTAGGAAATTATAGAATAACCGTAAGAGCAAAGCGGGCAGGACAAGTAGGAAAGTATAATAATGTGTCATACTTTGAATCATATGATTCTTATGCCTATGGAGATTTTACTGTAAAAAAAGGTGAAGTGCTACCAAACATAACAAGTACAGTAATGGAGAAGCAAGAGTTAGAACAGGGACAAGAACAGGCGGTAAAAGTAAAAACAGATTATACGGGAAATGTACAATATCTTGTATATTTATATGATTATAATACTAAAAAGTGGACAGACCTAACAGGAGAATATTTACCAGCAGTAAGTGGAACCAGTGAACAAAGAATAAGTTTAGGCAAAAACTTTTCAGTAGGAAATTATAGAATAACCGTAAGAGCAAAACGAGCAGGAAAAGTAGGTAAGTATAATAATGTGTCTTATTTCCAGGATTATGATAGTTATGCTTATGGAGATTTTACTGTAAAAAAAGCTGAAATTTTACCAAATATAGCTAGTGCAACTTTGGACAAATCTGTATTAGCAGTAGGAGAAGAACAGGCGGTAAAGGTAAAAACGGATTATACAGGAAATGTACAATACATTGTATATTTATATGATTATAATACTAAAAAGTGGACAGACCTAACAGGAGGATATTTACCAGTAGTAAGTGGAACCAGTGAACAGAGAATAAGTTTAGGGAAGAACTTTTCAGTAGGAAATTATAGAATAACCGTAAGAGCAAAGCGAGCAGGACAAGTAGGAAAGTATAATAATGTGTCTTATTTCCAGGATTATGATAGTTATGCTTATGGAGATTTTAAAGTTAGTGCATTACCAAGTATAACAAGTGCAGTAATGGAAAAGGCTATCTTAGAAGTAGGAGAAGGACAAGCGGTAAAAGTAAAAACAGATTATACAGGAAATGTACAATACCTTGCATATTTATATGACTATAGCACAGGAAAATGGACGGACTTAACAGAAGGATATTTACCAGCAGTAAGTGGAACCAGTGAACAGAGAATAAATTTAGGCAAAAACTTTTCAGTAGGAAATTATAGAATAACTGTAAGAGTAAAACGAGCAGGACAAGTAGGAAAGTATAATAACGTATCTTATTTTCAAGATTACGATGGGTATGCGTATGCAGATTTTAAAGTTGTAACTCATAGAAGCGGATTGGAAGGAAAAGTAATAGTTATAGATCCGGGACATAATCATGGTGGAGACTATGGAGCAGTTGGAAATGGTTTAAGTGAAACAGAATTGAATATGCAAACTGCTTTAAAGTTGAAAAGTGAGTTAGAGAAAAAAGGTGCAAAAGTAATTTTAACTCGTGATCCAAACCACAAGGAATATTTATCCGTAAAAGAAAGTTTGGTTAGAAGAGTAGAAATAGCAAATAGTAGTAAGGCAGATTTATTTATAAGTATACATCATGATTCTAGTGAGTATTCTTCTGCATATGGTACTTCTGCATACTATAGTATTTCTAGAGGAAATAGTAGTGTTTCAAGTTATGCAATACAAAAAAGCAAGGAACTTGCTGAAAAAGCATCTTCTAAAATAGCTTCTTTAGGAACGAAAAATAGAGGAGCACACGATAGGGATTTATATGTTACAAAATATACAAATATGCCTTCAGTGTTAGTTGAAGTTGGCTTTATAAGTAACTCAGCAGAAGCTAAGAAAATCAGTGATTACTATTATCAGCTAAGTGTGGCTAAAAAACTAACAGAAGCAGTTGAAGAGATTTTTAAATAA
- a CDS encoding SpoIID/LytB domain-containing protein, with the protein MRKVKKNIALFLVSFMFLNVFYYKVSALEQLPKITSTVVEKVELTHGEEQAVKVKTDYTGNVQYLVYLYDYNTKKWTDLTGGYLPAVSGTSEQRISLGKNFSVGNYRITVRAKRAGQVGKYNNVSYFEPYDSYAYGDFKVENFTKYDVSIGLTQLGNINTLNFSLTGNYNVKGNNENISLAANTYTIKSNAQGFLIYKNATLIKSLGTNEIVIKPSSNDTYIKFVKESYTRNFPGEIILQKKSDNTMLVINKLDIEEYTKGVLPFEMGESFSLEALKAQAVVARTYAVANKGRYSSYGYDLTDDTRCQVYRGYNSSLTKCNRAVDETRSKVLKYLGQPISTVYCSSNGGYTERSENVWLGSQSYLIDQKDPFDSIRPSYLTNWREEKSNGDIFELLKKASCNIKEFVKIDISNIEKYPSGRIKKLCLIYKDSSNTQQKLELTKERARTFFGLKSAMYDVKYENSKYVFIGNGWGHGVGMSQWGAEGMARQNNNHNEILKFYYKNATLSNIY; encoded by the coding sequence ATGAGGAAAGTGAAAAAAAATATAGCTTTATTTTTGGTAAGTTTTATGTTTTTAAATGTATTTTATTATAAAGTAAGTGCATTAGAGCAATTACCTAAAATAACAAGCACTGTAGTGGAAAAGGTAGAGTTAACACATGGAGAGGAACAAGCAGTAAAAGTAAAAACAGATTATACGGGAAATGTACAATATCTTGTATATTTATATGATTATAATACTAAAAAGTGGACAGACCTAACAGGAGGATATTTACCAGCAGTAAGTGGAACCAGTGAACAGAGAATAAGTTTAGGGAAGAACTTTTCAGTAGGAAATTATAGAATAACCGTAAGAGCAAAGCGAGCAGGACAAGTAGGAAAGTATAATAATGTGTCATACTTTGAACCATATGATTCTTATGCCTATGGAGATTTTAAAGTTGAGAATTTTACTAAATATGATGTTTCTATAGGATTAACTCAATTAGGTAATATAAATACCTTGAATTTTTCATTAACGGGTAATTATAATGTTAAGGGAAATAATGAGAATATATCTTTAGCAGCTAATACATATACTATAAAATCTAATGCACAAGGATTCCTTATTTATAAAAATGCTACATTAATTAAGAGTTTAGGGACAAACGAAATAGTAATAAAACCTTCTAGTAACGATACTTATATAAAATTTGTTAAAGAGTCATATACTAGAAATTTTCCAGGAGAGATAATTCTACAAAAAAAATCAGATAATACTATGCTAGTTATAAATAAATTAGATATAGAGGAATATACAAAAGGAGTACTACCTTTTGAAATGGGGGAAAGCTTTAGTTTAGAAGCTTTGAAGGCCCAAGCTGTGGTTGCAAGGACATATGCTGTTGCAAATAAGGGTAGATATTCAAGTTATGGATATGATTTAACTGATGATACTAGATGTCAAGTATACAGAGGTTATAATTCTAGTCTTACTAAATGTAATAGAGCTGTTGATGAAACTAGAAGTAAGGTGCTAAAATATCTGGGACAACCCATCTCAACAGTATATTGTTCATCGAATGGAGGATATACTGAAAGAAGTGAAAATGTATGGTTGGGCTCTCAATCATATTTAATAGATCAAAAAGATCCATTTGATTCAATTAGACCTAGTTATTTGACTAATTGGAGAGAAGAAAAAAGCAATGGAGATATTTTTGAATTATTAAAAAAAGCAAGTTGTAATATAAAGGAATTTGTTAAAATAGATATAAGTAATATAGAAAAATATCCTAGTGGTAGAATAAAAAAGTTGTGTTTAATATATAAAGATTCAAGTAATACGCAACAGAAGTTAGAGTTAACAAAAGAAAGAGCTAGAACATTTTTCGGTTTAAAAAGTGCAATGTACGATGTCAAATATGAAAATTCCAAGTATGTGTTTATAGGAAATGGATGGGGACATGGAGTTGGAATGAGTCAATGGGGCGCAGAAGGAATGGCTAGACAAAATAATAACCATAATGAAATACTAAAATTTTATTATAAAAATGCTACTTTAAGTAATATCTATTAA
- a CDS encoding GNAT family N-acetyltransferase, with the protein MKNITVRYLNKDEFEKWDEFVDESPYGTIFSKSYWLEKVSNQFQILIAEENNKIVGGIALPSIYGKLYKDSKLTPQLGVILFKPNNKQKYCSVLSKQIEITEALIKKLPEFKQFKYNFNYNYTNFLPFIWNGFSVNVNYTYVIEDLTDLDKVHSNFDYDVKYMIKKAHKNNLRVTDEFGIKEFYEVNKKTFDRQGMEMPYTLEFLSQLDSILEEHGNRKIFFALDDENRIIAGTYILYDKECAYYLMGGADPEFRNTGAQTFLIWESIKFAAKVSKKFDFEGSMVRSIEKPFREFGGTQKIIHNVYKSDKLTEIAYNFAKKNKNIIRKIFKV; encoded by the coding sequence ATGAAAAATATTACAGTTAGATATTTGAATAAAGATGAATTTGAAAAATGGGATGAATTTGTGGATGAATCACCATACGGAACCATATTTAGCAAATCTTATTGGTTGGAGAAAGTTTCAAATCAGTTTCAAATCTTAATAGCAGAAGAAAATAATAAAATAGTTGGAGGGATAGCTTTACCTTCAATATATGGTAAATTATACAAAGATTCTAAGTTGACGCCGCAGCTAGGAGTTATTTTATTTAAGCCTAACAATAAACAAAAATATTGCAGCGTTTTATCAAAACAAATAGAAATTACTGAAGCGTTAATAAAGAAATTACCTGAATTTAAACAGTTTAAATATAATTTTAATTACAACTACACAAATTTTTTGCCATTTATATGGAATGGATTTAGTGTTAATGTAAATTATACTTATGTGATTGAAGACTTAACGGATTTAGATAAAGTTCACAGCAACTTTGACTATGATGTAAAGTATATGATTAAGAAAGCTCATAAAAATAACTTAAGAGTAACTGACGAGTTTGGTATTAAAGAGTTCTATGAAGTAAATAAGAAAACTTTTGATAGACAAGGGATGGAGATGCCTTATACATTGGAGTTTTTAAGTCAATTAGATTCTATATTAGAGGAACATGGCAATAGAAAGATATTTTTTGCTTTAGATGATGAAAATAGGATAATTGCGGGAACATATATACTTTATGATAAGGAATGTGCATATTATTTAATGGGTGGAGCTGATCCAGAATTTAGAAATACTGGTGCTCAAACATTTTTAATTTGGGAGAGTATTAAGTTTGCAGCTAAAGTATCGAAAAAATTTGATTTTGAAGGCTCTATGGTAAGGAGTATAGAAAAACCTTTTAGAGAATTTGGAGGTACACAAAAAATAATACATAATGTGTATAAAAGTGATAAATTAACGGAAATCGCTTATAATTTTGCTAAAAAAAATAAAAATATTATAAGAAAAATATTTAAGGTGTGA
- a CDS encoding DUF7033 domain-containing protein, whose amino-acid sequence MINFVISPNLKNKKSLVYTIYYLTKNLNCEIKISYVKREEALNIYYGIDCNEGIHIPCDFSTEKIMFSKYKDKLIMSNRVIKEPFIINKNKIEFNYDILFISKYLLTCQEEYEIKNRDDKERFIAELSLRKEKVKIPFFNINSDILLEAINVMNKSIGINKDNFEIFLTHDVDSINSRDKYVFLHNAKVLLTNKNVPLKERVSDLFLDIIYNRHLQIENYIDIESRRKAKSEFYFIEGEKHRLGKRYDLMSIKKQIDKIKNSPNHVIGIHTNYFSYKDKGRIQNEINQIEKRTGTKVKSCRNHYLRFEMPTTLNILSECGIISDSTMGYPDINGFRAGICESYVPYDLNENKLIDIYETPLVVMDGVVMEKSISFQEKWHEIKYNLDSVIKYNGTASVLFHHRVIVSDEYKCMYEKILDYVVDKGGKFVLSKEFENRKKNDIIAIEKLFSYIND is encoded by the coding sequence ATGATAAATTTTGTTATAAGTCCAAATTTAAAAAATAAAAAATCGTTGGTATACACTATATATTACTTAACAAAAAATCTTAATTGTGAAATAAAGATTTCATATGTAAAGAGAGAAGAAGCTTTAAATATATACTATGGAATAGATTGTAATGAAGGTATACATATACCTTGTGATTTTAGCACAGAAAAAATCATGTTTAGCAAGTATAAGGACAAGTTAATAATGTCTAATAGGGTAATTAAGGAACCTTTTATAATTAATAAAAATAAAATAGAATTTAATTATGATATATTATTTATTTCAAAGTATTTATTGACTTGTCAGGAAGAGTATGAAATAAAAAATAGGGACGACAAAGAAAGATTTATAGCTGAATTAAGTTTGAGAAAAGAAAAGGTAAAGATACCATTTTTTAATATTAACTCAGATATTTTATTAGAAGCAATTAATGTAATGAATAAATCTATTGGAATAAATAAAGATAATTTTGAAATATTTTTGACGCATGATGTAGACAGCATAAATAGTAGAGATAAATATGTTTTTTTGCACAATGCAAAGGTCTTATTGACAAATAAGAACGTTCCGTTAAAAGAAAGAGTTTCAGATTTATTTTTAGATATAATTTATAATAGGCATTTACAGATAGAGAATTATATTGACATTGAGTCAAGAAGAAAAGCTAAATCAGAATTTTATTTTATTGAAGGAGAAAAGCATAGACTAGGTAAAAGATATGATTTAATGAGTATAAAAAAGCAGATAGATAAAATAAAAAATAGTCCTAATCATGTAATTGGAATACATACAAATTATTTTTCTTATAAAGATAAAGGTAGAATACAAAATGAAATTAATCAAATTGAAAAAAGAACTGGAACTAAAGTTAAAAGTTGTAGAAATCATTATCTGAGATTTGAAATGCCAACAACACTTAATATTTTAAGTGAGTGTGGAATTATATCAGATTCTACTATGGGATACCCGGATATTAATGGATTTAGAGCTGGTATCTGTGAAAGTTATGTTCCATATGATTTAAATGAAAATAAATTAATTGATATTTATGAAACACCTCTTGTAGTTATGGATGGCGTTGTTATGGAGAAAAGTATAAGCTTCCAAGAAAAATGGCATGAAATAAAATATAACCTAGATTCTGTTATTAAATATAACGGAACAGCCTCTGTATTATTTCATCATAGGGTTATAGTTTCTGATGAATATAAATGCATGTATGAAAAAATATTAGACTATGTAGTAGATAAGGGAGGTAAATTTGTTCTTTCTAAAGAATTTGAAAATAGAAAAAAAAATGATATAATTGCTATTGAAAAACTATTTTCATATATAAATGATTAG